GACATAGGTACATATCATATGCTTCTTAGTTTATTAAAGTTATTCTGAGAAAATATGCATCCTATTTCTGGAGAAGTAAAAATTGAATATACCTTACATAATAAATACTCCCTTTGCTGCTTCAAAACTAAGCATTCTGCAAGATCTACTCTACCTTCTCACTTCTACTAAAACATCTTTCAACTTCTAATAAAATatagttttgaaagaaaaattccaaaaattatgATTAAGTTTAAACGTGAAATTTAGTTTTCTGTCCCTCAAGAGCGTACTTATCTGTTTAGCTGACAGCTAAATTAGATTCTCCTGGCGTCCATATTGTAAGGTGAATGAAAGAATAATGATTTGCAAAAGTTACACCCCCAGTCTATGAGGACTGCCAAGTGCCAACTGGTCTTCAGTTGACCACAGCACTAGTAACTTTTCAGGATGTGTACTTCTCGACCGAGATATAAGTTCTTCTTGCACTTGCTCCTCTTCCGGACAAAATCTGAAGATAATAGAGCATTACTGAGGATTGTATATTGTAGAAAAGAGAAGTTCTTAGAAAATATCTACCAATTTACGTCTAGATTATCAAATGTGCTTTCCTAGAAGTCTCTCTCATTGTAATGTTGAGATTTTAAGATAAAGCTTTGCTTTCATATGGATCAAGTGTAAGCTGACCTCCAGTTAGAATTTCATTAACTGTGATCATTTATTCTATTATGCCTGATGAGAACAAAGGTTCCATGTATTGGAAACTGTTTGGGAAAGCTCTGCCTTGTAAAACCTAGTTATGCCATTGGAGAAGAGATTCATAAGAGAGAAGGAAATTAACTGTATGAGAATTTTTAAAGAAGGGGCCATAAATTTCCTTAAAAATTCTTTGGTTCCCTCATGTATTCGTTTGATTATGTAACTtattgcgcatgcaaatcgatATTGTAGAAGACAGATTCCAACAAGTTAATTATGTCCACATTTCACTTGACTGAATTCTTTTATTAGGAAAAATTGCATTTTTCAATACCATTTCTTTTGATATGATGTTTACCCGGAATGCTTATGTGAGTTTTGATTATTAAGTTGGAATAATGTGTGTGATATGGTTTTCCTTGGTATCGTGTTTCCTACTTGTAGGCAGGAGCAACTCTCAACATGGTGGAGGAGCTTGTGGAAGAACAACGGTTGGAAGAAAGCTTGAACTCcttgtttctggagaagtatgcTTACTTCCATTATTTAAAATTGCATAAGCAGGATTAGAATGGTTTTCTTCTACCCACTATTGTTTTAGAAAAAGCTTTCTGGAATTCTATTTATCTGTTTTGGTCACATCACGTGAAGGAAATCCACTCTAGATGATAACTGGACCTGCGCATATGAGCTAAAAAACTGTGACGAACATCCTTAGTGCTATAGTAGTCTTTCTTGTTACAAGTGACATAGAGTACTAAGTTTTTTGAGTCCTCTTCAAACCCATGCATATATCCTGTGGTGTAACAAGAAAAATGACCTTCTAGGGAAGGATTTGTGCTGTAGGTGTATCTGAAGAACAGACACTTGTACACTATAATTTGCATCAAAATTGTCTAGATACTTTATAGTTTATACTTCTGCTTCTCTGGTTTTGGTTCCtcttctcatcttcttcttcccatGCTACCTCTGAACTGTCTTGTTAGCTTTTATACTTTGCCAAGTGCAGTACAAAGCTTTTATACTTTGCCAAGTGCAGTACAAAGCTTTTATACTTTGCCAAGTGCAGTACAATCCACTAGCgcaactttaataccttaataACTTTACAGTTTGCACACCACCATGACAGTCAAAAGATGTATTGACTACTGATTTTCCAATTTCTCAAAGGATTTGGCCTGAAAGAGAAAGTTTAAGTAGAAGTTGAATCATATCTTATTATAACTCTTTAAACGCGAGGAAATAAACGAAAATGTAGCATTGATTTTCTGTAGTGTAGAAGCTATTTGTTGATGGTGAATGTACCGATTCACTATTAGCACAATAGTTATCTTCCACAGGCTATTCTTGATTTCTTGAAATTGGAACTGGACTTCTTTTGTGAATTTCCATGTTATTCAATAGATGGACTTGTACATTTGTCATGTGTATCACGAAGGCATATGGTTATGCATAGATTTTCAAAGTATCTCTGAATATAATACATATCCTTGGGACAACTCTTAAGGTCGTAAATGTCTAGTGCATGCTAGATATTGTGTGGTCTGGATGGTCAACTGAAAAACATGGACTACAAGCTCCGGAAAAGGAGAAACGAGCAGGAAAAAGCATTCTCGTTTCACTACCAATAGGTATAGATAGTAATATGTAATTCTATGTAAAGGTATCGTCATGGTGGATACTGCATATCCAGATACTGAATTCTTAATTAGTAAAACTAAAACATACAATTCAGTTTATATCTGTCTATTATGCAAACTTCTTCATGGTTCTTTAAATGAGAGAATGTTGATGGTTGTTGAGGCTTTTGATACTATTGAACAAGACTTCTATTTTTTTAAGTGTTAGTATATTTACTTTCGGTCCTAATGCTTCGTGGAGTCTTATATGCCTGTGAAAATATAGCGAACTTCTAGTAATAGCTAGTCATTTTGCAGGAGTAATACTGAAGAAGTCATGATGCACTACCTATCTGAAGCCAAAAAGGACGAGATCAGTGATTTGATGGCTATGTTAGAGAAGGTGGTCTCAGTCATTTTCTTACTCTTGTAAATGAAGAGCTAATGCATCATTTTTCACAAGATGTGCATATcatcttttttcttatttaaaactaaaatttcctCGACTAATTGGTTGACATCCTAAAATGATTTGTTAGGCAGAAGAATAGAAACGTGCCGTCACTTCTCTTCTTGAAGCCCCAAAGAAAGAAAGGCATAGTGCTATTGCAGAATTTAGAGAGGCAAATACCTGAGAAGCCTGCTTAGGCTGTTTGATAAAGGCAAGTCTTTCTGGAATAAACCTTGGACCATGCACCCTTTTTTCCATTGATTCAAAGAATTGAACCTTTGCCCTGTGCTCGAGTACAATCTTTTGTGGAGTTACTATGGTGAAAAGAAAGATATCAAGTgtccaagattttttttttaaaaaaacaaacaaatagtCATCTCCGTGACATCTACGAAGTAATTGATCGATGATATTTGCAGTTCCAGCTTTCATTGGTTCTGCTTCTGATTTTGTCTAAGGTGCGAGTTAAATTAAATTCTGTGTCTGAACATTTTTTGTACTGTTTTCTGAACGTGTTGCTGTATATTTCTCGCATGTTCTCCCCGTGATAAGATCTTTGTATTGAAGAGATAATTGGATTTTCTGTTGTTTTCTATCAGTTGTAAAGCAAAATGGACCAAGGTGTAGTGACTTCTTATCagttattttcccttttttcctttCTGAAAATtggtgatttcttttggagtactACAAATTATGAAGTATATGCTCTCGAACTAGGATTCAGAATAAGTTGTCACCCCAAACTATTAGTTGCAATTACTTAACAAGCATTTATTGTTGAGGATTGTTTTGGAGTTAGTTTATCATTGGCCTTtatttagaagaaaaagaaagggaaaggGGAAACACAAGAAATAAACTCTCATCTCTGGAACAGTAGTTATGATGTGAATGTGAAGAAATATTGGTCCATTCATCCATGTTAAGATATATTGATCATGTTATAATCATTTATGCAGATTCACAAGGACCTAAGCCTAGTAAAGGGCTGAATACATATGCGGCCTGTACTGAGTTTTGTTCCAATTGAACACTTGGACCTACTCACAAGTGTGCCTATTGAACACTTATTTGACAATCCTACACAAATCAAAGCGCGTGCATGCCACTTGCTATTGACATATCAAATATAACCAATCAGAAAAAGACACGTCAATTACGAATAGAAAAGTTAAAATTTCAAGAAAACGAAGAGAGAGAAACATTGACCGGAAAAGAATTCTGGCGAATGTTCATCTTCTCCAATTTATTATTTCTCATTCTCATTTTGTtgtctttcttcttcctcttgaAATGAAAAATCAAATCTGCTGGAAAGTAAGTGGGAGTAAACTGCTACCGCCCTCCAATCCATTTTCAATTCTTCAACCACCTCTGCAGATTCTCGAATTTATAAAATGCATCTTCTGCAGATTTTTCTTGTACATGCCAATGGTAACTAATAGTGATGCTACTGATTTGATTCTAACTTGTTCTTCACTTGATCAGTTACAAACTACACTAAAGTATCCTAATTGCTCACTTCAATTTGACTTATTTCTCTCGAGCTATGTTAAAAAATTTCTGTTCCATCTCTAATCTATGATATTCAGCTCATTCAAGTGGCTTGATTTTAATTTCTCGTGGCCATAACACTAGGCTTAATTACTTTCTAAAGCAAAACCCTAAGATCTCGCCGGAAAGTAAAGAGGGGAAGTAGCCGGGCGTAGAGTGGTGGCGACAGATAAGAAggggaaaagatagaaaaaatttATAAATGATAAATTAAGTCTTTTCACTCTCTAAATAAGAGGTGTGATACACTTTGTCAAAGACATTGTTAATAAGGTATTATGCTGCTTACTGATTATCTCATTCAAGTAACGGTGATATGAATATCTCAGCTTAAAGtactttcttatttttcttccttgGATCCCTGACGAAAACAGTTCATTATTGCGCATTCTTCAGATAAGGACGGGGAATCAAGAATCCGGTACAGGCAACAATATCGACTTCCAAAATTAGTGACTAGTTTTAGCTATTGTTGTATCTTCCTTAGTTCGTGCTCTCGAGAACCTGGGGTGGTCTACGAGTGAGAAAATTGCAATGCATATATAAGCAAAATGTGTTCTATTTTAATATATACCTTACAATAGTTTGCACACCCTTGACACAATTGTAGGTTCGAATTTCAATGCAATCTTTTGGTACAACCTAtttgttttatattattatattttcaagaaaCAATATAAGTGTAACCTTCGCATCCACGTTTTCCTTTCCAAAGTAGAAGTGTCGTTCTTTTCCAAATCCCAACCAACCtttgactttctttttctttttaaatttttcaataaACAAATACTACATTAAAGATCATTATTTAATTGAAAGTTACTTAATAAAAAATTCTAAAAGCAGACCTAAACCTAACTTTTTgtcaaaatagaaagaagaaacaTAGAGAAACAAAAGAATCCCTTGTTTTTTGCCTTGCTAGCCTGGTGTGTTATTGTCGGATGTCCGTGAAATCTTACACTCTAACTCTGAATCTATTCAATTTCTGGTTAGACTCTTCTgtctttctcttattcttttttttttttgctcaatTTATAATCTGAATTTTATTGTTAGAGTCTTTAGAGATTGAAAATTTACTAAATACTTTTAAATCTCTTAAACAGTTTACAACTAGAATAAAATAATTGATACTTAGATTACCCGATTCATCATTCCTAAACATATATTTGttctttaaaaaagaaaataagaaaaaaattggTGGATGTGTATACGAATTTGGGACATAGTTTGAATTTTCAGATTTTGATTTTCTTCGTTCATTATATTATAAAGGCATTTCACATGGCACGAGTTGGAGACAATAGAAGTTAATTATGAACTTCTTCTATGATGATAGTTGTCTGAAAGGATACTGATTAGGAACTATTTGATTTTTAACTGTCTCATTCATAATGCCTAAACTCATATTTAAGAAGCAAAACTTGTATATTGTTCTTGGATCCTGCTAATTAAGCTGGAGTGGTGGTAAGGTTTAGCTTTTTTGACTTGTGTAGTATTACAATGAGTACTTACGGTGCTTTTTAATagattttctttctatttctagTAAGTGTGATGCACTTGACTATTATTTCAGTTTGATTTGAAGTTTCAATGGACTTGAGAAATTTTTTTAGTAAGGTACCAAAAATAAGTTTAACATCTCAAAATCAACCTAATCGAGAAGAAACTGTAGACCAATCAGAAATATCGTCGCATTCTGGTCAGAGATAAAAACTTGATTTAAATTCTATAAATTATGATCCAGCTGAAAGAATTCCAATTTTGAATTATCATCCAAACCATCGTGATGAAATAAGGAGGGAATACCTTCGAATTGATCCTTGCCAACCTCGGAGTCATGACTTCCTTCAATCTGACTTTTGAGGATCAAAGCATCATTTTCTTTCTAAATGGTTTGATGATTATGGTGACTGGTTGGAATATAGTGAGTACAGATGCGACATATTGTTTgccttgttatttgtttaaaggtgATAATATTCATCAAGGTGGAGGTGATGTATTTTCAAGTAAAGGGTTTAGAAATTGGCATAAGATCAAAGACAACTTTTCAAAGCATATTGGTAGGTCGAGTAGTGTTCATaatcaaacaaaaagaaattatgAAGATCTAATCCAACAACAACATTCCATTCATGCTGTATTTGACAAACAATCTGATCAAATGAAATATGAATATCGGCTTCGCTTAAATTCTTCAATTTATGTGGTGAGACTTCTCTTGAATCAAGGATTGGCACTCCGTGGTCACGATGAAAAAGTGAATCGTCATTGAATAGAGGTAACTTTCTTAAAGTTCTTTCATGGTACCGAGATAGATCTGAAAAGATTAAGCCTTTTGTATTGCAAAATgctcaaaaaaataataaaatgacttCTCCATACATCCAAAAAAAAATTGTGACTGCATGTAAGATAAAAATAATTAAGGCTATAATAGAGGATCTAAATGGTGACTGTTTTTCTTTATTAGTTGATGAATCTTTTGATGTGTCACGAAAAGAGTAAATGGCTTTAAGATATGCTGATAGAAAAGGATTTGTGATAGAAGCATTTATTGGACTTGTTCATGTTCCTGATACCAGTGCTTTATCCCTGAAGAAAGCAATTATTTGATTCTATTATTGATGTACTTGATACTCTTGTTGAAGATTCAAGTACTTTAGATGAAAGAGCTAAGGCACCAGGATATTTTAGAAGTTGCCAAATGTTTGAGGTTGCTTTCATGTTGCATTTTATGAAAGATATTTGAGAATCACATATGATCTTAATATATCGCTTCAGAAAAAGGAGCAAGATATTGCTAATGCCATGATACTTGTTGAAGTAGCAAAACAAAGGCTTCAAGAGTTAAGAGTTAATGGATGAGATCCACTTAAAAATAAGGTATCTACATTTTGTATCAGGCATGATATACTGATACCCAATTTTGATGAGTCATATGCTAACTCTGGAAGATCACGACGCAAACTTGTTGATCATACTACTTTACATCATTATCGTGTGGATGTATTTTATAAGATTATTGATTGGCAACTTCAAGAACTTAACGGTTGTTTCAATGAGGTGACAAGGGATTTGTTTCATGGAGTAGCTTGCCTGAATCCAATTTATTCATTTTCTAGTTTTTACATCAGGAAGATAGTGAGAATGACTAATTTATATCCTGATGACTTTGATGAATTTAATTTGGGTGTCCTTGAGAATCAACTTGCTAATTATATTGTTGATGTACGTGATATTGATCAAAGGTTCTCCAATTTAGGTGGACTTGGTGAACTTTCAAAAAAACTAGTTAAGACAAAGAAGAATATTACTTATCCTCTTGTATTATGCTTAGTGAAACTTGCTTTGCTTCTGCCAGTTGCCACTGCAATCGTTGAAAGAGCTTTTTCTGTAATGAAGTTTATCAAGAATGACTTGCGTAATCGAATGAATGATGAATTTTTGGACGGCCGCATAGTGCCTTATGTAGAAAAAAAGTATTTCGTACTATTTCTAATGAggttattataaaaatattttaagagATAAGATCTCGTCGAGTACAAttataataatatatttaaattatgcttgcagtagtaatattttttttgttgattcCTTTATATTGGTTTTGATTTATACAATAGTTAATTCTGTTAAAGTGTTTTTATGATTTAGCTAAATATTGtgtattttattataaaaaaattcgGTGCACCCAttcataaaaaaattatttatttatccAACGATTGAACACCCTTCGTAAAATTCCTAGCTACGCCACTACCTAGGTTAAAGTAAAGGCTACAAGACCTGTCAATTCAGAGTAGTACCTGTAAATCTAAAGGAAACTATTAGCAGTGCTTTCAATTTCAAGCAAGACACAATGCTCGTTTGTGTCTTGGATATCCTTTAATATGATAGATTATGTTTTAATGAATATGTAATACTTTTTCAATTTGAAATTTATGGTTTCAGTATTctaatccttttaaattaataattaatagcTTAATATAAATTCatacatattcaataaatttttaatacaaatacCTCTACCCCTGCAATAGTGTGGGGCCGAACAAGGAATGTTGCCCTTTTAACTCTTTCCTGTATTTGGCTTCCCCTGCATTGCCTTGTTTAGCCTTGTCCTACTCTTTACTGCTATATTAGATTTTAAAGTTAACTATTTTTTCATTTATAGTTTCTTtacctttttattattttcaaaacatttcTCATATGTTTACCAATCAATAGCCGAAGGTGACgagaaaagttttattttttttgaagtaAAACTTTTTATAAGATTGTTACAATTCAACTCATCTCCGTCCACTAAACAATGCAGAATGCAAAGAAATCATATAACCCTTCTACATCCACAATCTAACTTAGACGGCGAACTGGCAATTTTCATCTTTTGCATTCAATCTTAGCGGTATataattttgagaaattttcagaaactactattgtgtagtgactattaactttctatagctaccatatatataattatttcctATAGCTACTATTTAGTTGTTACGCTAGtgtattcgcgctactgtattcatgaatacagtagcgaaATTCGCCTAAAAAATAGGGGAGTTCAGTTGTGCGACTGTATTctcgctactgtattcatgaatacaatataCATTGTAATCGTttgtatacattgtattcaattcacaGATATTCATTATTCACTACTATATATTGTGTTCAATTCACCGTATTCAATTCGattgtattcaaacaacaaaaaatcacaaaaatacagtGATATTCGgttgtattaaaaaaatatagaccttcggaatacataaatacaaacaaaaaataatatatttatacaaaaatataatgtATTTGAGTGTATTTGTACAGAAATCAATGTATTTGTGTCATTGTATGTCactaaatagcaaagaagagaagaaagttagCGAAGATGGCGTTTTCCAGCCAAGCAaaatactttatacattataggggtgtacatggaccgggttggttcgatttttatcaaaaccaaaccaaaccaactatatcggtttggatgggttcggttttgtcggattttcgggattttttattacttaaatattatttcaattgtcacgatccaaaatccaactagtcgtgatggcacctaacccaacctgctaggtaagccaattaacaactatccaattccaataatattaataagacaattattcaaaagaaattatctgaatcttatacattttccaaggactagtagtacaaatcatgagcttctaagaatagagttaacaaagctggtatgaagtaaatacatcatttgtttgaacagtacataaacagagttttataaatctaagactaccatgaacaagaggcagctacaaccagaacgcaggtacatcttcagatccagctcccaatgAACGCAGAAACATCagcagccaatatctgcacgcaaagtgcagaagtatagtatgagtacaaccgaccccatgtactcaataagtaacaaacctaaccttaggttgaaagtagtgacgagctcgtaTCAAGGTTagagtccaacttccataaccaacaatagttcataacaatataaaacaagtaatacccgaagtaactcagagataaaatgctcaataaaatcatgatttctaaaaatagttctgcctttcaagtacatcagtgaaaacccaaatcatttaccgaagttgccaaaaatatgagtaagtttgaaaacaataattttttcaaaaatcatttcaataataaataagatgtcttattttctttccagatagccagtgtaaaacaaatgcatcactatgcccatatatcaacatgtgtgagaagtaatgaatgatgtgatattgtacagcatgagaaaaatactaTCTATAtacttgtatgtcatgtgtgcatgtcaatgcaatgtatctcagagatgaactcatgtactcacactctcagagtactcaatctctctttctcacacattccactcatcatgctcaatcacttggtactatatatggccaatccggcccagaaaaaatccatcccggaatatacacatcaactgatcatcagtcactcagtaccgagtagggtcaatccagcccgtggagaagatccatctccaggtatataatgattcggacaagattcatgtccagggaagatccatccctcaataatatcaatcgcGTTCACtagggggtgcagactccggaggggctccttcagcccaagcgctataaatcgcacggacaactcatgtgctgcacggataactcgcgtgctatataaagcctataaggcctgctgcaggcgggcagccccgatccacataataataaattcAATCGAATTAAAAATTCAAGTATTCTTGACCATATAAagtctttgttttgggatccttcTTTATTAGTTTAtcccaaaaattattgtaaaaaGTCCTGTATAAGCATGAGACTTATTCTTCGGTGAATCCTACTTCTGGAGTCCATTTGTGAATCCAGGGAATAGAGAATTCCAGAAAGAAATAAATCTGATTAATTTTATCTGGGTAAAAGATATGATCCGTGTGATATAAGTTATTTATAAAAGGGAaaatttttatccattctttgtataacctGAGAAATGGATCTGGTAAAATTTTTACTGTCGGActgtggtatgaccaccagttcaaaaaccaattaggaacagcctctgca
This DNA window, taken from Nicotiana tabacum cultivar K326 chromosome 15, ASM71507v2, whole genome shotgun sequence, encodes the following:
- the LOC142169722 gene encoding uncharacterized protein LOC142169722; the encoded protein is MTSFNLTFEDQSIIFFLNGLMIMVTGWNIVSTDATYCLPCYLFKGDNIHQGGGDVFSSKGFRNWHKIKDNFSKHIGRSSSVHNQTKRNYEDLIQQQHSIHAVFDKQSDQMKYEYRLRLNSSIYVVRLLLNQGLALRGHDEKVNRH
- the LOC107803108 gene encoding uncharacterized protein LOC107803108; this translates as MALRYADRKGFVIEAFIGLVHVPDTNSSTLDERAKAPGYFRSCQMFEKKEQDIANAMILVEVAKQRLQEHDILIPNFDESYANSGRSRRKLVDHTTLHHYRVDVFYKIIDWQLQELNGCFNEVTRDLFHGVACLNPIYSFSSFYIRKIVRMTNLYPDDFDEFNLGVLENQLANYIVDVRDIDQRFSNLGGLGELSKKLVKTKKNITYPLVLCLVKLALLLPVATAIVERAFSVMKFIKNDLRNRMNDEFLDGRIVPYVEKKYFVLFLMRLL